In Bacillota bacterium, a single genomic region encodes these proteins:
- a CDS encoding type II toxin-antitoxin system HicA family toxin has product MSKHDKLLKRLLSRPRDFTFDELKTLLGGLGYIEDSKGKTSGARIAFIHIDKKHIIRLHRPHPGNELKLYQVDQVIEALKNQGVIE; this is encoded by the coding sequence ATGAGTAAGCATGATAAGTTATTAAAAAGGCTTTTAAGCAGGCCCAGGGATTTCACATTTGATGAGTTAAAAACACTGCTTGGTGGGTTGGGTTATATTGAGGATAGCAAGGGGAAAACATCAGGAGCCCGGATTGCTTTTATCCATATTGACAAAAAACATATTATTAGGCTTCACAGGCCCCATCCCGGAAACGAATTAAAGCTATACCAGGTGGATCAGGTTATTGAAGCATTAAAAAATCAGGGGGTGATTGAATGA
- a CDS encoding type II toxin-antitoxin system HicB family antitoxin has protein sequence MKDVLIYKDYIASIHYSADDEVFFGRIEGIDDLISFEGQSVSELKAAFMEAVEDYIETCKKNGKNPEKTYRGSFNVRISPELHKKVAQQALLENVSLNQFIEDAIRQKVMRTTR, from the coding sequence ATGAAGGATGTTTTAATTTACAAAGATTACATTGCATCAATACATTACAGTGCTGACGATGAAGTGTTTTTCGGACGCATAGAAGGAATAGACGATCTTATAAGCTTTGAGGGTCAAAGCGTTTCAGAACTGAAAGCTGCTTTTATGGAAGCTGTTGAAGATTATATTGAGACATGCAAGAAAAACGGTAAAAACCCAGAGAAGACATACAGAGGCAGCTTTAATGTTAGAATATCTCCTGAACTTCATAAGAAGGTAGCACAGCAGGCTTTATTAGAAAATGTATCTCTTAATCAGTTTATTGAAGATGCAATCCGGCAAAAAGTGATGCGGACCACGAGGTAA
- a CDS encoding ABC transporter ATP-binding protein: protein MERDRLIKDISKVWNLIGGNRARLALTAVSTGLGDAMLNISFSYALKSMVDYFIYKTPGSLSLAAVSLMIVIVFGGILLPVVIYQSNKCEALIMNQLRVRLFNHFQKMPIRYFEEHHTGDTLARVNKDINAVQTAITSLQEFVALFIRLAMSLPYILMLDTRLGLFMVAMGILTMYFNTKFRMPMRERSKAIHERNSELTEQMTENVTGFNVIKTYNLSDRFFNIYRNKMNDVLNAQIKFNRTEAFLYSSNALVGWLGYGGLGVIGAYFVLIGMMEAGSLVGSLSISGNITWGIVELGRMSATLQKAFAGSDRVYEILNQPAEPERYSTKGTGGNYGVAIKNGSFSYGKGNEVVNGLNIFVEKGKIAALVGYSGGGKSTIIKLLLGFYEMQEGEMTINGKGLNEYTLDELRNQVAYVPQDAYIFNGTIRENILYGNNEANEEDVINAAINANAHEFIMAQPDGYDTVVGERGIRLSGGQRQRIAIARAILKNAPILLLDEATSSLDSESEYLVQEALEKLMVGKTSIVVAHRLSTVEKADVIYFIKDGKVVEEGSHNELLKKNGYYSELYYREFAG from the coding sequence ATGGAAAGGGACAGGCTGATAAAAGACATTTCTAAAGTATGGAACCTGATAGGAGGAAATAGGGCAAGGTTGGCCTTGACGGCAGTTTCCACAGGGTTGGGAGATGCAATGTTAAATATAAGCTTTTCATATGCTCTTAAAAGCATGGTTGACTATTTTATATACAAAACACCGGGGTCTTTGTCCCTTGCCGCAGTTTCATTGATGATTGTTATTGTATTCGGTGGGATACTGCTTCCGGTAGTAATATATCAGAGCAATAAATGTGAAGCGCTTATCATGAACCAGCTTAGAGTACGTCTTTTCAATCATTTTCAGAAAATGCCTATAAGATATTTTGAGGAGCATCACACAGGAGATACACTTGCAAGGGTAAATAAAGATATTAACGCAGTTCAGACTGCCATAACCTCCCTTCAGGAATTTGTGGCGCTTTTTATAAGACTTGCAATGAGTCTTCCGTATATATTGATGCTTGATACCAGGTTGGGCTTATTTATGGTGGCAATGGGTATACTTACAATGTATTTTAATACAAAATTCAGAATGCCCATGCGAGAAAGAAGCAAGGCAATACATGAAAGAAATTCCGAATTGACTGAGCAAATGACCGAAAATGTCACAGGATTCAACGTAATAAAAACATATAATCTGTCAGACAGATTTTTCAACATTTACAGAAATAAGATGAATGATGTATTGAATGCACAAATAAAATTCAACAGGACCGAAGCTTTTTTATACAGCAGCAATGCTCTGGTAGGATGGCTGGGATATGGAGGCCTGGGTGTAATTGGAGCTTATTTTGTATTAATCGGTATGATGGAGGCAGGAAGTCTTGTAGGCAGTCTTTCCATATCAGGAAATATTACATGGGGAATTGTAGAATTGGGAAGAATGAGTGCCACATTGCAAAAAGCCTTTGCAGGAAGCGACAGAGTTTATGAAATTCTCAATCAGCCCGCTGAACCAGAAAGATATTCTACCAAAGGGACAGGAGGCAATTACGGAGTTGCCATTAAAAATGGCAGTTTTAGTTATGGTAAAGGAAATGAAGTTGTCAACGGTCTTAATATATTTGTTGAAAAAGGCAAGATTGCAGCACTTGTAGGTTACAGCGGAGGAGGCAAAAGCACTATAATAAAACTCCTTCTTGGATTTTATGAAATGCAGGAAGGAGAAATGACCATAAACGGAAAGGGATTGAATGAATATACCCTGGATGAACTGAGAAATCAGGTTGCATATGTGCCGCAGGATGCATATATATTCAATGGAACCATAAGAGAAAACATACTTTATGGCAATAATGAAGCAAACGAGGAGGATGTAATAAACGCAGCCATTAATGCCAATGCTCATGAATTCATAATGGCGCAACCCGATGGTTATGATACTGTTGTAGGGGAAAGAGGAATACGTTTGTCAGGTGGACAAAGACAGCGCATTGCAATAGCAAGAGCCATTCTGAAAAACGCTCCCATATTGCTCCTGGACGAGGCCACCTCAAGTCTTGATTCGGAATCGGAATACCTGGTCCAGGAAGCGCTGGAAAAACTTATGGTAGGAAAAACAAGTATAGTAGTGGCTCACAGGCTTTCAACGGTTGAAAAGGCTGATGTGATTTATTTTATAAAAGACGGCAAAGTAGTGGAAGAAGGTTCCCATAATGAACTTCTGAAAAAGAACGGATATTATTCTGAACTTTATTACAGAGAATTTGCAGGGTGA